Genomic window (Catenuloplanes indicus):
GGCGACCCGACCATCGCCGTCTACCGCGGCGACGACGAGTTCTGGGCCGCCCACCCCGACGCCAAACCACTGCCGGCCGCCTGGCACCAAATGGTCGCCGCTCGCGTCGCCGAACACGTCCCGACCGCCCGGATCGTCTGGGCCGGCGCCACCGGCGATCAGCCGGTCCGGCGCTGGCCGCTGACCCGGCTCGCCGAGGCCGCCGCAGCCGCCAGGCAGAACCGGGACGCTGGCGCCGTGAAGAAGATGCTGCCGCACCTGCGGCTCCTCGCCCTCGACGAGCGCGTCCAGGCCGAGACCCGGATCAACGTGCTCCTCTCGGCCGCGCGCGCGATCGACCCGCGCATCGGTCGCGCCGCCAGCCCAGCCGACGCGCTGGACGTGCTCCTCGTCGCGGCCGACGCCCGATGAACGACCGGCAGCTCGTGGCGCCGCCGGTCGTCCGGGTCACGCCCGGCACGGCGGCGCACCGCGAACTACTCGCCGACCTGGGCCGTGAGCCGCTGGCGGGGGAATGGTGGGAGGACGCCGAGTCCGCGGTGGACGCAGACAGTGCACGTAC
Coding sequences:
- a CDS encoding Aca2/YdiL-like domain-containing protein, producing MTGAALHIHRRGLGLTGDQLAAIVAVTGRTIRAWEAGRDPIPAGAATEIERLRERTREAITALTVDLADHDGDPTIAVYRGDDEFWAAHPDAKPLPAAWHQMVAARVAEHVPTARIVWAGATGDQPVRRWPLTRLAEAAAAARQNRDAGAVKKMLPHLRLLALDERVQAETRINVLLSAARAIDPRIGRAASPADALDVLLVAADAR